One Methylophilus sp. TWE2 DNA segment encodes these proteins:
- a CDS encoding DUF2818 family protein codes for MATKLLFLLIMLFMANLGWVSDKWLGLVGSVSQLWQRFVALLPAYFITLGIAYLVERFVMGQVWPQGWEYYSITLCIFLVLSFPGFVYRVLWK; via the coding sequence ATGGCGACAAAATTACTGTTTTTGTTGATCATGCTGTTTATGGCAAATCTTGGCTGGGTCTCGGATAAGTGGCTGGGCCTGGTTGGCTCAGTCAGCCAGTTATGGCAGCGCTTTGTGGCATTGTTGCCGGCGTATTTTATTACGCTTGGCATCGCCTACCTGGTTGAACGCTTTGTGATGGGCCAGGTGTGGCCACAAGGATGGGAGTACTACAGCATCACATTGTGTATCTTCCTCGTGCTCTCGTTTCCGGGCTTTGTCTACCGTGTGCTATGGAAGTAA
- a CDS encoding phosphatase PAP2 family protein, which yields MLKLQQTLGWVQSVDSRLCVKVSHTGQYRLIRHFFRAISRMGDGMFWYLLMLVIAVTQGQHGLYVCLHMLTAGLTGTLVYKWLKHRTSRPRPFQVRQDVLLSGTPLDYFSFPSGHTLHAVAFGMVALHYYPQLFPIVYPFVVLVGVSRVVLGLHYPSDVLAGAAVGYLIVMLYTPLF from the coding sequence ATGCTGAAACTACAACAAACACTGGGATGGGTGCAGTCGGTTGACAGCCGGCTGTGTGTCAAAGTCAGTCATACCGGGCAATATCGCCTGATTCGCCATTTTTTCCGCGCCATTTCACGTATGGGTGATGGCATGTTCTGGTACTTGCTGATGCTGGTGATTGCAGTGACGCAAGGCCAGCACGGCCTCTATGTCTGTTTGCATATGCTCACGGCAGGCCTCACGGGTACCTTGGTCTACAAATGGCTTAAACATCGTACCAGCCGTCCGCGACCATTCCAGGTTCGGCAGGACGTACTGTTAAGCGGGACGCCTCTGGATTATTTCAGCTTTCCCTCAGGGCACACCCTGCATGCCGTAGCATTTGGTATGGTAGCCTTACATTACTACCCGCAATTATTTCCTATCGTGTATCCCTTTGTGGTGTTGGTAGGTGTCTCGCGTGTGGTGTTGGGGTTGCATTATCCCAGTGATGTGCTCGCCGGTGCAGCGGTTGGTTATTTAATCGTCATGCTTTACACGCCGCTGTTTTAG
- a CDS encoding DUF2798 domain-containing protein, with protein sequence MNQTKSSFRKIPKKYTAYVFAFFMAGIMAFLMSMVIVAANSGLHSGYVLRVLHAYSLAMPVAFCCVLIVRPIVMHLVTRLVDGH encoded by the coding sequence ATGAATCAAACAAAAAGTAGTTTCCGCAAGATCCCGAAAAAATATACGGCTTATGTATTTGCTTTCTTCATGGCGGGCATCATGGCATTTTTAATGTCTATGGTAATTGTTGCCGCCAATAGTGGTTTACATTCGGGTTACGTATTACGTGTCTTGCACGCATATTCACTGGCGATGCCCGTCGCATTTTGTTGCGTATTGATCGTCAGGCCTATCGTAATGCATCTAGTCACGCGATTGGTTGACGGACATTAA
- a CDS encoding LysR family transcriptional regulator, whose translation MDTLRSIESFVKAVQAGSIAAGARLQGITAAAASQNIQRLERSLGTRLLMRTTRKLAMTESGELYYAEVQPIIEALAKAQSVITEFQGQPQGRLRIGSSVAFGRHVLMPLIPAFTRTYPKVSIELVLSDHSLDHVTEDIDISIRFKQQLEPGLVARKIATVPVLFCAAPAYLQRKGIPQTPEALSGHDCLLFRIPVNGRLLSWTFNRNGMLYEPEIKPSIICNDIDSLHRLALEGAGIARLAAFVANGDIVKGSLVPLFQPSAAYPDMMTAESLPLEFYACFRDKHAITNKVRVFMDYLVREIPASWSSL comes from the coding sequence ATGGATACTCTGAGAAGCATAGAAAGTTTTGTCAAAGCCGTCCAGGCAGGCAGTATTGCAGCCGGCGCAAGGCTGCAAGGGATTACTGCTGCTGCAGCCAGCCAGAACATCCAGCGACTGGAAAGATCGCTAGGCACGCGTTTGTTGATGCGAACAACCCGTAAACTGGCCATGACTGAAAGTGGTGAGCTTTATTATGCGGAAGTACAACCTATCATAGAGGCACTGGCCAAGGCACAATCTGTGATTACCGAGTTTCAAGGCCAGCCGCAGGGCCGCTTGCGGATAGGGTCATCGGTGGCCTTTGGCCGCCATGTACTTATGCCACTAATTCCTGCATTTACACGCACTTACCCAAAAGTTTCCATTGAGTTGGTGTTGTCTGATCATAGCTTGGATCATGTGACGGAAGATATCGATATCAGCATTCGTTTTAAGCAACAACTGGAACCAGGCCTGGTAGCCAGAAAAATTGCGACCGTCCCCGTATTGTTTTGCGCGGCGCCTGCCTATCTTCAACGAAAAGGTATTCCTCAGACACCAGAAGCCTTGTCAGGGCATGACTGCCTGCTGTTCCGCATCCCGGTGAATGGCCGTTTGCTCAGCTGGACATTTAACCGTAATGGCATGCTGTATGAGCCTGAAATCAAGCCTAGTATTATCTGTAATGATATTGATTCTTTACACCGGCTGGCCCTTGAAGGGGCGGGGATTGCGCGATTGGCTGCCTTTGTTGCCAATGGAGATATCGTAAAAGGATCGCTGGTCCCGCTGTTCCAGCCTTCTGCAGCATATCCCGATATGATGACCGCCGAGAGTTTGCCACTGGAGTTTTATGCATGCTTTCGCGACAAGCATGCAATCACCAATAAGGTCAGGGTATTTATGGATTATCTTGTGCGCGAGATACCTGCCTCATGGTCATCATTATGA